The Flavobacterium galactosidilyticum nucleotide sequence AATTATTAAATGACACGGTTCCATTTTGGTTTCCACGCTCGATAGATACCGAGTTTGGCGGTTATTTATTAATGCGAGATCAAGACGGAAGTCTAATTGATGATGATAAAGCGGTTTGGATACAAGGTCGTGCCGCTTGGTTATTGGCCACACTTTACAATACGGTCGAACCAAAACAAGAGTGGCTGGAAGGTTCCAAAACAGGTATCGATTTTCTGAACAATCATTGTTTTGATACGGATGGACAAATGTTTTTTCACGTAACTCGTGATGGGCAACCCATTCGCAAACGCCGCTATTATTTTTCCGAAACTTTTGCTGTTATCGCCATGTCGGCTTACGCCAAAGCAAGTGGAGATGAAGCCGCTGCCGAAAAAGCAAGGTTTTTGTTTGGTAAATGCATCGAATATTCAACAACTCCAGGTTTATTACAACCTAAATATTTGCCTACTCGACCAGCAAAAGGAATTGGAGTGCCTATGATTATGATGAATACGGCGCAACAATTAAGAGAAAACATTGGCGATCCCCGTTGTAATGAATGGATAGACAAATGGATTGCAGAGATTGAGCGTGATTTTGTTAAAGATGATATAAAATGCGTGATGGAACAAGTAGCACCAGATGGTTCTATTATTGACCATATCGACGGTCGTACTTTGAACCCAGGTCATGCGATAGAAGGAGCTTGGTTTATATTGCATGAAGCAAAATACAGAAACAATGATCCACATTTGATTGCATTAGGATGCAAAATGTTGGATTATATGTGGGAACGTGGCTGGGACAAAGAACATGGTGGGATTTTATATTTCCGTGATGTCTATGACAGACCCGTTCAAGAATATTGGCAAGACATGAAGTTTTGGTGGCCACAAAATGAGGTGATTATTGCAACTTTATTAGCCTACACCATGACTGGAGATGAGAAATATGCCAAATGGCACAAAATGATTCATGACTATGCTTATGACAAATTTCATGACAAAGAAAATGGCGAATGGTTTGGCTATTTGCACCGCGATGGTAGCATAGCACAAACTGCCAAAGGGAATATGTTCAAAGGGCCATTTCATTTACCGCGCCAGGAATGGTATTGTTTACAAATACTCAACGAACACTTGAAAAACGAATAGTTTTTCAAATACTCATTGAACCGATTAAAATTTATATTAATTATTATTTACAATTTATGGAAAAATTATTAACTAAGCTAGGCTTGCTTTTTTGTTTGGCTTTTTGTTTGAATCTTAATGCTCAAAGTGGCAATGCATTAGTGCTAAATGGTACATCACAGTATATGACTGTGGCTACCCACTCTGACCTCAATATTACAGCTCTTCAGAGTAAAACCATTAGCTGCTGGATTCAAACAACCTCCACTGCAAGCACGCGTGTGTTTGGTAAACGTTCCAGTGGCAATGGAGCCAATATGACTGCACCTGGTGTATCAGGTACTGGTTTTGAAATATTTTTAAAAGGAGGCACTTCCCCTGGAAGTTTTGTTGCAGGAAATGCCAAGTCCACAACCAGTGTTAGTATTGGCACACCATATGGTACGGTGGGAGTAAATAATGGAGTATGGCACCATCTTGCTCTGGTAATAGACAATACCACTAAAATAGCATACGTATATATAGACGGCACATTTAGTTCCCAGACTGCCACTGCTGCAACCACCGCACAAGATTTTTCAACACTTGTAAATATGGTTATTGGTGCGGCGGCAGATGCAAGCAATAAATTGCCGGGTAAAATTGATGATTTCCGTATTTATAACGGAGCGTTGGATGCAACACAAATTGGTGCCGATAAAAATACCACAACGGTAAATGGATCAACCCCAAACCTTTTGGCCGCTTGGGATTTTGAAGGTATAACCCAAACAAATGTTCCCGATGTTTCAGGAAGAAATCATCCTGGGATACTTACAGGTTATACCATGCAGTATGCTTCAACGGTCTTGTCACAAACGAATACAACGCAACTTGTACAAGGAAGTAATGACCAACAGATTATTGGTGTCAATATCAAAACGACCAATCCAAATACTTTGCCTGCAATTACACTTTCGCAGTTAAATTTTACTATGAATGGCACCACAGTCCTTTCGGATGTAAATAATATAAAGATATATTCAACAGGGAGTTCCAATGTTTTCAGCACGGCAACACAATTTGGCGCAGCAGTTAGTCCGGCCGCAGGAACGCTTACTGCGACTGGAAGTATTCCGTTGACAACAGGGGATAATTATTTTTGGATTGCTTATGATGTGGCTGCGGGTGCGACAGTAAATAATGTATTGGATGCCACCTGCGAAGGTTTTGTGGTAGGTAATTCTACCTATACTCTAGCGTCACCTAACAATACGGTAACAGGTTCAAGAACAATAGTTGCACCGGGAGCCGTTAATGTTTCCTTTACCACTATCCCGAAGGATATGCAGTTTTTTGCCAGAAATCTTAGTAACCAAGCAACAATAAGTGTTGTGGGTAGTGTAGATTCACCTAATATCGCATCAATAAAAGTTGATTTTTACCGTAATAATATATTGCGAAACACGATTTCTCAAAACCTAACGTATAGTGGAGGTTCGGCACCATTTAATTTGTCTGATGTCATCACGGCAGAATTGGCCGAATATAAAATTGTGGTAAGCACGGTTGATAATAGTAGTGCGACAGAAGTTATTACCACAAAGGATCAATTAGTAGCCGGCGATGCTTATGTTGTTATGGGACAATCTAATTCCCATCCTACCAGAGCAGGTTATACCTTTACCAATGAATACTTAAGAAGCTTTGGTATTCAAACAGGCAATACCAACTATGATACTTACAATCCTGCAGATGTTAACTGGGGGCTTGCACAGGCAAACTATACTGGGGCGTCAGGAACGGCAGATGCTGCTAATCCTACTTTTTTTGCTGGACCTTATATGGTAGGTGTTTGGGGACTCCAAATGATGGAAGACTTAAAAAACCAGTTTCAAATACCGATATGCATCATCAACGGAGGGGCAGGTTCAAGTACAATTGAACAAAACTTGCCAGGTGCGGATCATTTTGATTTGACGACAGTGTATGGCCGAATGATGTACCGTGTACAACAAGCTGGATTACAAAATAACATTAAAGCCATGTTCTGGCATCAGGGGGAGAAAAATGCTGACGGAACTTTTGCAAATTATCCAGCAAACTTCGATTTACTATACAATGCTTGGAA carries:
- a CDS encoding AGE family epimerase/isomerase; this encodes MNYSTTDLQDLKDFYQNQLLNDTVPFWFPRSIDTEFGGYLLMRDQDGSLIDDDKAVWIQGRAAWLLATLYNTVEPKQEWLEGSKTGIDFLNNHCFDTDGQMFFHVTRDGQPIRKRRYYFSETFAVIAMSAYAKASGDEAAAEKARFLFGKCIEYSTTPGLLQPKYLPTRPAKGIGVPMIMMNTAQQLRENIGDPRCNEWIDKWIAEIERDFVKDDIKCVMEQVAPDGSIIDHIDGRTLNPGHAIEGAWFILHEAKYRNNDPHLIALGCKMLDYMWERGWDKEHGGILYFRDVYDRPVQEYWQDMKFWWPQNEVIIATLLAYTMTGDEKYAKWHKMIHDYAYDKFHDKENGEWFGYLHRDGSIAQTAKGNMFKGPFHLPRQEWYCLQILNEHLKNE